The genomic interval GTAATCCCTGGTCCTGGGGCCTGATCGGGTTGGTGCTGATCTTTCAGATCCTGTTCACTTACTGGCCACCCATGCAGGCGCTGTTCGCCACGGTCGCGCTGCGTCCCGCGGACTGGCTGTGGATGACGCTGCTTGCCAGCAGCGTGTTCTGGCTGGTGGAGATGGAGAAGTTTGTGTCCGGACTCGGCCGGGATTGATCTGCCCCTCTCTGACAAGCAAAATGTCACCTCACAGATCGGCATTTCACAAAAAAACTCCCGGCTCCCGCGCGAGCCAGCCGCCTGCCAACATCAGACGATAAGCAGACAAGCATGGCCCTGAAAAAATCCGAACTCTACTCCTCGCTCTGGTCGAGCTGCGACGAACTGCGCGGCGGTATGGATGCCAGCCAGTACAAGGACTACGTCCTGGTGCTGCTGTTCATCAAGTACATCAGCGACAAGTATGCCGGCCAGCCCTTCGCGCCCATTGAAATTCCGCTGGGCGCGAGCTTTCGGGATATGGCTGCCCTCAAGGGCAAGCCTGATATCGGCGACCAGATCAACAAGAAGATCATCGCTCCGCTGGCCAACGCCAATCAGCTCTCCGACATGCCGGACTTCAACGACGTCAACAGGCTCGGCAGCGGTAAGGAGATGGTGGAGCGTCTCACCAATCTCATCGCCATCTTTGAGAACAAGGCCCTTGATTTCTCCCGGAATCGCGCCGAGGGCGACGACATTCTGGGCGACGCCTACGAATACCTCATGCGCCACTTTGCCACCGAAAGCGGCAAGAGCAAGGGGCAGTTCTACACGCCCGCCGAGGTCAGCCGCATCATGGCGCAGATCATCGGCATCCGTGAGGCTAGGACCAGCGCCGCTACCACCGTCTATGACCCGACCTGCGGCTCCGGCTCTCTGCTCCTGAAAGTGGGCGATGAGGCCGGCAGCGAAGTTACCCTCTACGGCCAGGAAAAGGACGCCGCCACCAGCGGCCTGGCCCGCATGAACATGATTCTGCACAACAACCCCACCGCGCTCATCGTGCAGGGCAATACCCTGGCCGATCCCAGGTTCAGAGACGGCGACAGGCTCAAGACCTTCGACTATGTGGTCGCCAATCCGCCATTTTCCGATAAACGCTGGAGCACCGGCCTCGATCCGCTGCATGATCCCTACGAGCGCTTCCAACCCTTCGGTGTGCCGCCCGCCAAGCAGGGCGACTATGCCTATCTGCTGCACATCGTCCGCTCGCTGAAATCCACCGGCAAGGGCGCCTGCATCCTGCCCCATGGCGTACTGTTTCGCGGCAATGCCGAGGCCGATATCCGCCGCGCGCTCGTGCGCAAGGGCTACATCAAGGGCATCATCGGCCTGCCGGCCAATCTCTTTTATGGCACTGGCATTCCCGCCTGCATCATCGTCATTGACAAGGAGCATGCCCAGCACCGTCAGGGCATCTTCATGATCGATGCCAGTCAGGGCTTCATGAAGGACGGCCCCAAGAACCGCCTGCGGTCACAGGACATTCACCGCATCGTCGATACCTTCAAAAAACAGCGTGACGTACCCAAATACGCGCGCATGGTCCCACTGGCAGAGATCGAAAGGAACGAGTACAACCTCAACCTGCCGCGCTACATCGATGGCACTGAAGCCGAAGACCGCCAGGACATCGAAGGCCACCTGAAAGGGGGCATACCCGTGGCGGACCTCGAAGCGCTACAACCTTACTGGGATGTCTGCCCGCACCTGAAATCCGCGCTGTTCAAGCCCTGCCGGCCCGGCTACCTCGATCTCGCCGTGGACAAGGCTGCCATCAAGACCCGCATCTACCAGCACCCGGAATTTACCGCCTTCATCAATGGCATGAATGATCACTTTGCCGCCTGGCGCGATCGCGCAGCG from Thermithiobacillus plumbiphilus carries:
- a CDS encoding type I restriction-modification system subunit M — translated: MALKKSELYSSLWSSCDELRGGMDASQYKDYVLVLLFIKYISDKYAGQPFAPIEIPLGASFRDMAALKGKPDIGDQINKKIIAPLANANQLSDMPDFNDVNRLGSGKEMVERLTNLIAIFENKALDFSRNRAEGDDILGDAYEYLMRHFATESGKSKGQFYTPAEVSRIMAQIIGIREARTSAATTVYDPTCGSGSLLLKVGDEAGSEVTLYGQEKDAATSGLARMNMILHNNPTALIVQGNTLADPRFRDGDRLKTFDYVVANPPFSDKRWSTGLDPLHDPYERFQPFGVPPAKQGDYAYLLHIVRSLKSTGKGACILPHGVLFRGNAEADIRRALVRKGYIKGIIGLPANLFYGTGIPACIIVIDKEHAQHRQGIFMIDASQGFMKDGPKNRLRSQDIHRIVDTFKKQRDVPKYARMVPLAEIERNEYNLNLPRYIDGTEAEDRQDIEGHLKGGIPVADLEALQPYWDVCPHLKSALFKPCRPGYLDLAVDKAAIKTRIYQHPEFTAFINGMNDHFAAWRDRAAQTLKALTPGFHPKEVIAELSEDLLAHYTAQPLIDKYDVYQHLMDYWAAIMQDDCYLIAADGWQAATTRIIEADKKGKEKDKGWTCDLVPKALIVARYYAEDQDAIDLLALELESVTARIAELEEEHGGEEGAFSELDKVNKANVAARLKEIRGDAEARTEAAALRDWLELNAEEAELKKRLKEAEAVLDARVYAYYPKLSQAEIKTLVVDDKWLAALDKDIHSEMDRISQRLTQRVRMLAERYETPLPQMISRVAELEAKVNRHLEKMGFAWK